A genomic region of Nitrospinota bacterium contains the following coding sequences:
- the asnB gene encoding asparagine synthase (glutamine-hydrolyzing) — protein MCGVTALISQDEADHSLFAQATDLLAHRGPDSRGVKRDGPVALGHRRLAIIDLSPAGAQPMTNETGDVWLVCNGEIYNYVDLNRQLKSRGHVFRSHSDSETLIHLYEEYGESFLEHVNGMFAFALWDGRRKKLIAAVDRFGKKPLYYAGAGEKLAMASELKSLLLFPWVGRDIDPNAVDRYLSLRYVPAPMTILKSAKKLEPATMLVWEGEKVSIRRYWNPAKPGPIAYDSETVDRFESLFSDAVKIRLQSDVPLGVYLSGGVDSAAVAGMMRRLSEGRRISYTLSVDYKYDERERAQKIAGHLGFEFNPVTVDSADFDLLPEIAYHLDEPFGDMLCLPSYLLAREAKRKLTVVLTGDGADEILNGYFHQRLMEKRRRMGFLLNAPFMGSALSSAINAAPLAVLNYFFDYPDRIGQRERLKISHMLEGCGSFGGFYEGITSCFTAQDKKNALTGSFRKSVSAAPWSEEIEREWAGIDGFSFYSALSVLDLKYWIPFSVVYRLDKLNMAHAVETRSPFLDYRVVEMALSLEDAGKIHGKRNKVILRKLIERLYPPELREKGKQAFYMPVTGENRKRFRNWAATLLDRKRMEQRGLFRPLYIEGLFTAYDSGSMLATRQLTALAMLELWFDKFAATGRQP, from the coding sequence ATGTGCGGCGTAACGGCCCTGATTAGCCAGGACGAGGCGGACCATTCCCTTTTCGCCCAAGCCACCGACCTGCTGGCCCATCGCGGGCCGGACAGCCGTGGGGTAAAACGGGACGGCCCCGTGGCGCTGGGCCACCGCCGCCTGGCGATAATAGACCTGTCGCCCGCCGGGGCCCAGCCCATGACCAACGAGACCGGCGACGTTTGGCTTGTGTGCAACGGCGAGATATACAATTACGTGGATCTAAACCGCCAGCTTAAATCCCGGGGCCACGTCTTCCGCTCCCACAGCGACAGCGAAACGCTGATCCATCTATATGAAGAATACGGCGAAAGCTTCCTGGAGCATGTAAACGGCATGTTCGCCTTCGCGCTGTGGGACGGGCGGCGGAAGAAACTTATCGCCGCCGTGGACAGGTTCGGAAAAAAGCCGCTGTATTACGCCGGGGCGGGCGAAAAACTCGCCATGGCCTCGGAGCTTAAATCCCTGCTCCTGTTTCCCTGGGTGGGAAGGGACATAGACCCCAACGCGGTGGACCGGTATCTATCCTTAAGATACGTCCCGGCTCCAATGACCATTCTCAAGTCGGCCAAAAAGCTGGAGCCGGCCACAATGCTGGTTTGGGAGGGGGAGAAGGTTTCGATACGCCGTTACTGGAATCCCGCCAAACCCGGCCCCATAGCCTATGACAGCGAGACCGTGGACCGTTTCGAATCCCTTTTCTCCGACGCGGTGAAAATAAGGCTTCAAAGCGACGTGCCGCTAGGAGTTTATTTGAGCGGAGGGGTGGATTCCGCCGCCGTGGCGGGCATGATGAGGCGGCTATCCGAGGGCCGCCGCATATCATATACCCTAAGCGTGGACTATAAATATGACGAGCGGGAACGGGCGCAAAAGATAGCCGGGCATTTGGGGTTCGAGTTCAACCCCGTAACGGTGGACTCGGCCGATTTTGACCTCCTGCCGGAAATCGCTTATCACCTGGACGAGCCCTTCGGCGACATGCTCTGTCTGCCATCGTATTTGCTGGCGCGGGAGGCCAAACGCAAGCTTACGGTGGTTCTTACAGGCGACGGGGCCGACGAGATTTTAAACGGTTATTTCCATCAGCGGCTGATGGAGAAACGCCGCAGGATGGGTTTTCTCCTAAACGCGCCGTTCATGGGCTCCGCGCTTTCAAGCGCCATAAACGCCGCTCCTCTTGCGGTTTTGAACTACTTTTTCGATTACCCGGACCGCATAGGCCAGCGTGAAAGGCTCAAAATATCCCACATGCTTGAAGGTTGCGGAAGTTTCGGCGGGTTTTACGAGGGCATAACCTCCTGCTTCACCGCCCAGGACAAGAAAAACGCCCTCACCGGTTCTTTCCGCAAATCCGTTTCCGCCGCTCCCTGGAGCGAGGAGATAGAGCGGGAATGGGCGGGCATAGACGGGTTCTCTTTTTATTCCGCCTTGAGTGTGCTAGATTTGAAATATTGGATTCCGTTCAGCGTGGTGTACCGTTTGGACAAGCTGAACATGGCCCACGCGGTGGAAACCAGAAGCCCTTTCCTGGATTACCGGGTCGTCGAAATGGCGTTGAGCCTGGAAGACGCGGGGAAAATCCACGGGAAGCGGAACAAGGTCATTCTCCGCAAGCTCATAGAACGGCTTTACCCGCCGGAGCTGAGGGAAAAGGGCAAACAGGCGTTTTACATGCCTGTCACCGGCGAGAACAGGAAACGGTTCAGGAACTGGGCCGCTACCCTGCTGGACAG